In the genome of Deltaproteobacteria bacterium, the window CACCACGCGTCCAGGGCAGGTCCACGGGCAGGTGCGCGTGATAGGACAGATCCAGATCCGCCAGCTCGGCCGGCAGATCCTGCTCATCATATTCCAGACAACCCTGGGTTTCGAGGAGCATGAACCCGACTTCCCGGACCATGGCCGCCAAAACAACGCAATTGGGGCCAACCCGGTCCGGAATGACACAGGACGGTGCGGCCAAACGAAACAAAGGCGTCAAAACAAGCTCAACTGGCGTTCGCCACGCCGTACCCGGGATTTGAGCGCTGTCTTGTGGATCAATGCGAGCGGCAGCCGGGACAAAAAGGAGGAGGGCCCGAGCCGGAGGCTCTTGCCAAAAATTTTGCGTCCAGCGCAATGACTCAAAAAAAGAAGACGCTTGGCCCTGGTCAGACCGACATAAAACAGGCGCAGCTCTTCGTCCGGATCGGCCGTGCTTCCGGCGGTCGCGTTCAGAAGGGCGTCCATGCCGGCGAAAGGCAGAATTCCCTCCTCCAGGCCGGGCAGAAAGACCGCCTCGAATTCCAGTCCCTTGGCCGCGTGCAACGTCATGATCTGCACCTTTTGAGCCTTGGAGCGGACCTCTCCGAGATCCGTTTCCAGCTGGACCATGTTCAGCACCTCGCGCCAGCCACCCAGGGCACGGAATGATTTTTCCAATTCCACGAAAGCCCTGGTTGTCCAAAAAACGCGGTCAAAAGGCGCGGTTTCGGCCAAATGGACGGCCATGGCCCTGGGACCGTCCCGAACGACCTCTTCCGGGCACGGGGGCAGATCGGCGCCTCCGGTGTCCGGCATTCCAAGCATGTTCGAAGCCAAACGCAGCAGCAAAACAACACGGTCATCCAGAAAAAAGGCTTCGGATTCGGGCGCGGACACCGGAATGCCCGCGTTTTGCAAGGCCCGTTCAAGCGGACCGACAAGGGCCTTGAAACGGACCAACACGGCGATGTCACCGGGCCCCATGGTTTGGGGACCGCCCAAGTCGGCTTGCCAATGACCCGTGCCGCCCACCAGTTCGCGCACCCGCCCGGCCACCCAGGACGCTTCCTGGTCTCCGGTCTGAGCCTCGAACAGGGCCAGGGAGGCGGGCAGGCTTTTCCGGGCGACCAGCGCATCCCGACCCGGAAACAAGGCCCCGCTCACGGTCAAAATATCCTGGGCCGAGCGGTAATTCTCGATCAGGCGAATGCGCCGTGTCTCGGGCCAGCGTTCCAGCAAACGTGCCTCCACGTCCCGAACCGCGCCCCGAAAGGCATAAATCGCCTGATCCGGATCGCCGATGGCGAAAAATCCGCGCCCGTTCTCCGGGGCCAAGGCCAGGACCAGATCCAGCTGCATGGGCGAAAGATCCTGGACTTCGTCCACCAGCACATGATCGTGCTCCGAAACATGACCGGCCCATTTGACCCGCTTGGCCCAGAATTCGAGCAAATCGGTGTAGTCCACCAGATTCCACAAGGTCTTTTGCTCCTGATAGCGGCGGGTGGCGTCGTCCGGAACGGCGACTCCGGCCTCCCTGGCCAGGGCCTGTTCGGTCCAGGCCGTTTTCAGGGCCTTGCCCCGCAGGTGCGGGTTGGCCACGGCAAAAACCCGACGGGCGCTTTCCTCGGACAGCAGGGTCGGAGCCTGGCCCCTGGCCGAGGTCCACTGATCCAGGGCCAGGGCGTGCAGGGTGTCCGCCCTGGGCAGGACGCCATCCGGACAGAGCCGGGCCAGACGCTGATGAAGTTCACGGGCCGCGCGGCGGGTAAAGGTCACGACAAGCATGCGGCCAGGATCAACGCCCTGATCGAGCAGATGGCGCACCCTGGCCATGAGGGTGTGCGTTTTGCCCGTGCCGGGGCCGGCCAGGACCAGAACCGGACCAGGGCCAGCCAGGACGGCCGCGCGCTGGGCTTCGTTGGGTTCTGTCGGCGCGTCCTCGGATACCGCGGCCGCCGTGGGCCGGACAGCCACGCGCCAGTCCTGGTCCGCCTTGGGCTGGATTCCACAACCGGGCACGGCCAACACGCGGCCGTGCCGCAATTCGAGCAGTTC includes:
- a CDS encoding DNA helicase UvrD, which translates into the protein MTTYTADLHIHSKFSRATSKHLTPRHLAAWAEVKGVDVLATGDFTHPGWMELIRAELVEDEGGLFRLGDTAGLNAELPWLTRELTGSARFVLCTEISSIYKKDGKVRKNHNLVFMPNLDAVERLNRKLAQVGNLASDGRPILGLDARDLLEMVLETHEEAFLVPAHVWTPWFSLFGSKSGFDSIEECFGDLASEIFALETGLSSDPEMNWLWSALDRFTLVSNSDAHSGEKLAREVNVFSGEKSYTGMRLALRREEGPTRFAGTVEFYPEEGKYHLDGHRKCGVFLEPRETATYNGICPVCGKPLTIGVLNRVFELADRQVPQRPAHQPGFVSLVPLPEVLGEILGVGPGSKKVTAMYTQLLREFGSELDIVRTVPPEALRRSSRLVAEAVRRMRQGLVHRESGYDGEYGRIRMFTPEELLELRHGRVLAVPGCGIQPKADQDWRVAVRPTAAAVSEDAPTEPNEAQRAAVLAGPGPVLVLAGPGTGKTHTLMARVRHLLDQGVDPGRMLVVTFTRRAARELHQRLARLCPDGVLPRADTLHALALDQWTSARGQAPTLLSEESARRVFAVANPHLRGKALKTAWTEQALAREAGVAVPDDATRRYQEQKTLWNLVDYTDLLEFWAKRVKWAGHVSEHDHVLVDEVQDLSPMQLDLVLALAPENGRGFFAIGDPDQAIYAFRGAVRDVEARLLERWPETRRIRLIENYRSAQDILTVSGALFPGRDALVARKSLPASLALFEAQTGDQEASWVAGRVRELVGGTGHWQADLGGPQTMGPGDIAVLVRFKALVGPLERALQNAGIPVSAPESEAFFLDDRVVLLLRLASNMLGMPDTGGADLPPCPEEVVRDGPRAMAVHLAETAPFDRVFWTTRAFVELEKSFRALGGWREVLNMVQLETDLGEVRSKAQKVQIMTLHAAKGLEFEAVFLPGLEEGILPFAGMDALLNATAGSTADPDEELRLFYVGLTRAKRLLFLSHCAGRKIFGKSLRLGPSSFLSRLPLALIHKTALKSRVRRGERQLSLF